A genome region from Triticum aestivum cultivar Chinese Spring chromosome 2B, IWGSC CS RefSeq v2.1, whole genome shotgun sequence includes the following:
- the LOC123046118 gene encoding uncharacterized protein — translation MGSMALLRPLACVLVLLCSSVGAANGMYRRAGGDEGEEAGGRVTGGARGGVRSAWPGYLYTRAVGRCTPQFWSSGVEQWPNIVPQEAAVSKVFGSRSMDKYGPRLTLLEATMRTDEDGSPFVKLVKHGSAALINAYTRTGFPFDSWEVKALLLEALVSEDAAAAQAERFQQANESCV, via the exons ATGGGTTCCATGGCGCTCCTCCGTCCCTTGGCCTgcgtcctcgtcctcctctgctcgtCGGTCGGGGCAGCGAATGGGATGTATCGTAGAGCTGGCGGCGATGAGGGGGAGGAAGCGGGCGGCAGGGTCACCGGCGGCGCCCGCGGCGGCGTCAGGAGCGCGTGGCCGGGGTACCTCTACACCAGAGCCGTCGGGCGGTGCACACCCCA GTTCTGGAGCAGCGGGGTTGAGCAATGGCCCAACATCGTCCCCCAGGAGGCGGCGGTGTCCAAGGTGTTCGGGTCCAGGTCCATGGACAAGTACGGGCCGCGGCTCACCCTGCTGGAGGCCACCATGAGGACGGACGAGGACGGCAGCCCCTTCGTGAAGCTGGTGAAGCACGGGAGCGCGGCGCTCATCAACGCCTACACGCGGACGGGCTTCCCCTTCGACTCCTGGGAGGTGAAGGCGCTGCTGCTGGAGGCGCTCGTCTCCGAGGACGCCGCGGCCGCCCAGGCCGAGCGGTTCCAGCAGGCCAACGAGTCGTGTGTCTGA
- the LOC123046115 gene encoding mitochondrial import receptor subunit TOM9-2 has product MASSSAVSRRGDAGGVLAAISRSSVAAHGREAAAVAGKLLRSTGKAAWIAGTTFLVLVVPLIIEMDREQQMVDLDLQQQALLGSPPTLAK; this is encoded by the coding sequence ATGGCGTCGTCCTCTGCTGTGAGCAGgcgcggcgacgcgggcggcgtcCTGGCTGCGATCTCGCGGTCCTCGGTGGCGGCGCACGGCCGCGAggccgcggcggtggcggggaAGCTGCTGCGGAGCACGGGGAAGGCGGCGTGGATCGCCGGGACGACCTTCCTGGTGCTGGTCGTGCCGCTCATCATCGAGATGGACCGCGAGCAGCAGATGGTCGACCTCGACCTCCAGCAGCAGGCTCTTCTCGGCTCGCCGCCGACCCTCGCCAAATAA
- the LOC123046116 gene encoding mitochondrial import receptor subunit TOM9-2-like: MASSSVVSRRGDTGGILAPISLSLVAAHGREAAAVAGKLLRSTGKAAWIVGTTFLVLVVPLIIEMDREQQMVDLDLQQQALLGSPPPLAK; encoded by the coding sequence ATGGCGTCGTCCTCCGTTGTGAGCAGGCGTGGCGACACGGGCGGCATCCTGGCTCCGATCTCGCTGTCCTTGGTGGCGGCGCACGGCCGCGAggccgcggcggtggcggggaAGCTGCTGCGGAGCACGGGGAAGGCGGCGTGGATCGTCGGGACGACCTTCCTGGTGCTGGTCGTGCCGCTCATCATCGAGATGGACCGCGAGCAGCAGATGGTCGACCTCGACCTCCAGCAGCAGGCTCTTctcggctcgccgccgcccctcgccaaaTAA